From a single Herbiconiux sp. SALV-R1 genomic region:
- a CDS encoding methylenetetrahydrofolate reductase C-terminal domain-containing protein, which translates to MSVTTELREACPKHMEYGPCGGVDFDGSCEVGAFRCVFLDLPTVRWKGGGEGPDENSPTAPRHGASAMRDLLATRQVVVADFPGRALDRASLEECVDALAGRVDAVLAGDSGRSRVQFSPAYRAHLIQQRGLPVWTGLNCRDRNRVALEGELAGLAEVGVAAVHCVTGDHTLTGDRPDAKPVFDLDSTRVAALARRAGHLVSVGESPTTPPHDRRAARLAEKVRAGAEICFVNHAGGAEPVRRFIAESRDAGAAPGFIACVPMVVDHGSAALLRSFTTLVLPEGFLDGILASSDPRRAGIDAALVLSERLLELDGVVGVNLSGGAADGHEREFAEALAEVADRLQLGAPGASAASPKLTP; encoded by the coding sequence ATGAGCGTGACGACCGAGCTGCGGGAGGCCTGTCCCAAACACATGGAGTACGGCCCGTGCGGGGGCGTCGACTTCGACGGCAGCTGCGAGGTGGGCGCGTTCCGCTGCGTGTTCCTCGACCTGCCGACCGTGCGCTGGAAGGGCGGGGGAGAAGGCCCCGACGAGAACTCGCCGACAGCACCACGGCACGGAGCGTCGGCGATGCGCGACCTGCTCGCCACCCGGCAGGTCGTCGTCGCCGACTTCCCGGGCCGCGCCCTCGACCGCGCGTCGCTCGAGGAGTGCGTTGACGCCCTCGCCGGCCGCGTCGACGCCGTGCTCGCGGGCGACTCCGGCCGCAGCCGCGTGCAGTTCTCCCCGGCCTACCGGGCCCACCTCATCCAGCAGCGCGGCCTGCCCGTGTGGACGGGTCTGAACTGCCGCGACCGCAACCGCGTCGCCCTCGAGGGCGAGCTCGCCGGTCTCGCCGAGGTGGGCGTCGCCGCGGTGCACTGCGTGACCGGCGACCACACCCTCACCGGCGACCGCCCTGACGCGAAGCCGGTCTTCGACCTCGACTCCACCCGGGTCGCCGCGCTCGCCCGGCGTGCGGGGCACCTCGTCTCGGTCGGCGAGTCCCCGACGACCCCGCCGCACGACCGCCGCGCCGCCCGGCTCGCCGAGAAGGTGCGGGCGGGCGCAGAGATCTGCTTCGTCAACCACGCCGGCGGTGCCGAGCCCGTGCGCCGCTTCATCGCCGAGAGCCGGGATGCGGGCGCCGCCCCGGGCTTCATCGCCTGCGTTCCGATGGTGGTCGACCACGGCAGCGCCGCCCTGCTCCGCTCGTTCACCACGCTCGTGCTCCCCGAGGGGTTCCTCGACGGCATCCTCGCCTCCAGCGACCCCCGCCGCGCGGGGATCGACGCGGCGCTCGTCCTCAGCGAGCGGCTGCTCGAGCTCGACGGCGTCGTGGGCGTGAACCTCTCGGGCGGGGCCGCCGACGGGCACGAACGCGAGTTCGCCGAAGCGCTCGCCGAGGTCGCCGATCGGCTGCAGCTCGGGGCCCCCGGAGCGTCGGCGGCGAGCCCTAAGCTGACACCATGA
- the allB gene encoding allantoinase AllB, which produces MSNPYDLVVHAETVFVDGEWRAASIAVRDGVVAAIAEFDEEVPAHQVVTLPEGQVLVPGIVDTHVHVNEPGRTEWEGFDTGTRAAAAGGVTTIVDMPLNSIPPTTTVEALELKRSAAAPQARVDVGFWGGAIPSSLGGLEPLWNEGVFGFKCFLSPSGVDEFPHLGTEQLNAALAEIAGFGGLLIVHAEDPDVLDAVASASPGGPGYLDFVASRPDLSEEDAIAHVIAGVRATGARAHILHLSSARALDALRAAKAEGLPITAETCPHYLSFSAEHIPDGATHYKCCPPIRDEGNRDLLWEGLLDGAIDLIASDHSPSTAELKFAGSGDFAEAWGGISGLQLSFPAVWTAARERGIPLERVLGWMAVNTAALVGLASKGAIAVGADADLVAFAPEETFVVAADELEHKNKVSAYDGSTLHGVVHTTWLAGEVVHVAGDRPGAPERVPSGRLLTRPGAGLDGRSTE; this is translated from the coding sequence ATGAGCAACCCCTACGACCTGGTCGTGCATGCCGAGACCGTCTTCGTCGACGGCGAGTGGCGGGCCGCCTCCATCGCGGTGCGCGACGGGGTGGTCGCTGCGATCGCCGAGTTCGACGAGGAGGTCCCGGCGCACCAGGTGGTCACCCTGCCCGAGGGTCAGGTGCTCGTGCCGGGCATCGTCGACACCCACGTGCACGTGAACGAGCCGGGGCGCACCGAGTGGGAGGGCTTCGACACGGGAACACGGGCGGCCGCCGCGGGCGGCGTCACGACCATCGTCGACATGCCGCTCAACAGCATCCCGCCCACCACCACCGTCGAGGCGCTCGAGCTCAAGCGCTCCGCCGCGGCGCCGCAGGCGCGGGTCGACGTGGGCTTCTGGGGCGGCGCCATCCCGTCGAGCCTCGGCGGCCTCGAGCCGCTCTGGAACGAGGGGGTGTTCGGGTTCAAGTGCTTCCTCTCCCCCTCGGGTGTCGACGAGTTCCCCCACCTCGGCACCGAGCAGCTGAACGCCGCCCTCGCCGAGATCGCCGGCTTCGGCGGGCTGCTCATCGTGCACGCCGAAGACCCCGACGTGCTCGACGCCGTCGCCTCCGCGTCTCCCGGTGGGCCGGGCTACCTCGACTTCGTGGCCTCGCGCCCCGACCTCTCGGAGGAGGATGCGATCGCCCACGTCATCGCGGGGGTGCGCGCCACGGGCGCCCGAGCGCACATCCTGCACCTCTCCAGCGCACGCGCCCTCGACGCGCTGCGGGCCGCGAAGGCGGAGGGCCTGCCCATCACCGCCGAGACCTGCCCGCACTACCTGAGCTTCTCGGCCGAGCACATCCCCGACGGGGCGACGCATTACAAGTGCTGCCCGCCCATCCGCGACGAGGGCAACCGCGACCTGCTCTGGGAGGGGCTGCTCGACGGCGCCATCGACCTCATCGCGAGCGACCACTCCCCCTCCACCGCCGAGCTCAAGTTCGCCGGCTCCGGCGACTTCGCCGAGGCCTGGGGCGGCATCTCGGGGCTGCAGCTGTCGTTCCCCGCGGTGTGGACGGCGGCGCGCGAGCGCGGTATCCCGCTCGAGCGGGTGCTGGGGTGGATGGCCGTGAACACGGCGGCGCTCGTGGGGCTGGCCTCGAAGGGTGCGATCGCGGTCGGCGCCGACGCCGACCTCGTCGCCTTCGCACCCGAGGAGACCTTCGTGGTCGCCGCCGACGAGCTCGAGCACAAGAACAAGGTGTCGGCCTACGACGGCAGCACGCTCCACGGCGTGGTACACACCACGTGGCTCGCGGGTGAGGTCGTGCACGTCGCGGGCGACCGCCCGGGTGCGCCCGAGCGGGTGCCGAGCGGGCGACTGCTCACCCGTCCTGGCGCCGGGCTCGACGGCCGTTCCACCGAGTGA
- the pucL gene encoding factor-independent urate hydroxylase encodes MSIVLGPHQYGKAENRIVRVYRDTARHEIHDVNVSTALRGAFDAAHLVGDQSAVLPTDTQKQTAYSYAKEKGLTSIESYGLVLGTHFVDDVEPVSGARIEIEEYAWERAVVDGVEHDHAFVRKGQEVRTAAITVEGKGAEQKTWVIGGFKELVLLKTTGSEFKDFLENSYTLLQPTTDRIMATSLVAKWRFFEPAEGWESIDWEATYAGIKQTMVSVFASLHSLALQQTLYEMGKAVLEAYPFLAEIRMAAPNKHHFLYDLSPFGVANDNEVFNADDRPYGLIQASVLRDDAPPAGPAWDIAGGFA; translated from the coding sequence ATGTCGATCGTCCTCGGACCGCACCAGTACGGCAAGGCGGAGAACCGCATCGTGAGGGTGTACCGCGACACCGCGCGGCATGAGATCCACGACGTGAACGTCTCGACCGCGCTGCGCGGAGCCTTCGACGCGGCGCACCTCGTGGGCGACCAGAGTGCTGTGCTGCCCACCGACACGCAGAAGCAGACCGCCTACTCCTACGCGAAGGAGAAGGGGCTCACCTCGATCGAGAGCTACGGGCTCGTGCTCGGCACCCACTTCGTCGACGACGTCGAGCCGGTCTCGGGAGCCCGCATCGAGATCGAGGAGTACGCCTGGGAGCGCGCCGTCGTCGACGGCGTGGAGCACGACCACGCGTTCGTGCGCAAGGGCCAGGAGGTGCGCACCGCCGCCATCACGGTGGAGGGCAAGGGCGCCGAGCAGAAGACCTGGGTCATCGGCGGCTTCAAGGAGCTCGTGCTGCTGAAGACCACGGGGTCGGAGTTCAAGGACTTCCTCGAGAACTCCTACACGTTGCTGCAGCCGACGACCGACCGCATCATGGCGACCTCGCTGGTGGCCAAGTGGCGGTTCTTCGAGCCGGCCGAGGGGTGGGAGTCGATCGACTGGGAGGCCACCTACGCCGGCATCAAGCAGACGATGGTGTCGGTGTTCGCCTCGCTGCACTCGCTCGCCCTCCAGCAGACGCTGTACGAGATGGGCAAGGCCGTGCTCGAGGCCTACCCGTTCCTCGCCGAGATCAGGATGGCGGCGCCCAACAAGCACCACTTCCTCTACGACCTCTCGCCCTTCGGCGTCGCCAACGACAACGAGGTGTTCAACGCCGACGACCGCCCCTACGGCCTCATCCAGGCCTCCGTGCTCCGCGACGACGCACCCCCCGCCGGCCCGGCCTGGGACATCGCCGGCGGCTTCGCGTAG
- the uraH gene encoding hydroxyisourate hydrolase, with protein sequence MNAHARSKVTTHVLDSGIGLPAAGVPVRLEHDDLGNWVMIASAETDADGRATALGPTELPAGRYRLSFDTEVYFHEQEVRAFYPEVQIVFELTDPAAHYHVPLLLSPFAYSTYRGS encoded by the coding sequence ATGAACGCCCACGCCCGCAGCAAGGTGACGACGCACGTGCTCGATTCGGGCATCGGGTTGCCGGCGGCGGGGGTGCCGGTGCGGCTCGAGCACGACGACCTCGGGAACTGGGTGATGATCGCGTCGGCCGAGACCGACGCCGACGGGCGCGCCACCGCGCTCGGCCCCACCGAGCTGCCCGCCGGGCGCTACCGCCTCAGCTTCGACACCGAGGTGTACTTCCACGAGCAGGAGGTCCGCGCGTTCTACCCCGAGGTGCAGATCGTGTTCGAGCTCACCGACCCCGCCGCGCACTACCACGTGCCGCTCCTGCTGAGCCCCTTCGCCTACTCGACGTACCGGGGGAGCTGA
- a CDS encoding 2-oxo-4-hydroxy-4-carboxy-5-ureidoimidazoline decarboxylase has protein sequence MTRVVDSGELRDALRSCLAVDRFVDEVAGAAPFVSHDELLATADAVARTLTPAEVDAALAHHPRIGERAQGDGQSQRFSRSEQSSAEASDATLAQAITDGNAAYEERFDRVFLIRAAGRGRAEILTELTRRLQLDDATEAATVASELHDITLLRLATLYPPTAASGTGATAASGASPLAEGDA, from the coding sequence ATGACACGCGTGGTGGATTCGGGGGAGTTGCGCGACGCGCTGAGGTCGTGCCTGGCGGTCGATCGCTTCGTCGACGAGGTCGCCGGGGCCGCGCCCTTCGTCTCGCACGACGAGCTCCTCGCCACCGCCGACGCCGTGGCCCGCACGCTCACCCCGGCCGAGGTCGACGCCGCGCTCGCCCACCACCCGCGCATCGGCGAGCGGGCGCAGGGCGACGGGCAGTCGCAGCGCTTCAGCCGCTCGGAGCAGTCGTCGGCCGAGGCCTCGGATGCGACCCTCGCCCAGGCGATCACCGACGGCAACGCCGCCTACGAGGAGCGCTTCGACCGCGTGTTCCTCATCAGGGCGGCAGGGCGGGGACGCGCCGAGATCCTCACCGAACTCACCCGCCGGCTCCAGCTCGACGACGCCACGGAGGCGGCTACGGTCGCGTCGGAGCTTCACGACATCACCCTGCTGCGGCTGGCTACCCTCTACCCGCCCACCGCAGCATCCGGAACCGGGGCGACCGCAGCATCCGGTGCCTCACCCCTCGCCGAAGGAGACGCATGA
- a CDS encoding NTP transferase domain-containing protein, with the protein MSTMHPDATEPTRGRATGVLLAAGAGTRMGLPKALVTDPETGEPWLRRGIRTLVEGGCSAVVVVLGACAAQARELLAARALLASEAGDLATRGAHGRTIPGSSSEVPITVVEASDWHAGLSASLRTGLDSVDASTSDAALITLVDLPRLTAASVARLLEPPSLRTALRQAVYDGRPGHPVLVGTDHLANLAASLTGDRGARPYLRAHGVDEVDCTDLGGGDDIDEPVDEPGVGPSDEPVDVPLRAGRESGTPRE; encoded by the coding sequence ATGAGCACCATGCACCCCGATGCCACCGAGCCCACCCGCGGCAGGGCGACAGGGGTGCTGCTCGCCGCCGGCGCGGGCACGCGCATGGGGCTGCCGAAAGCGCTCGTCACCGACCCCGAGACGGGTGAGCCGTGGCTGAGGCGCGGCATCCGCACGCTCGTCGAGGGCGGCTGCTCCGCGGTCGTCGTCGTGCTCGGGGCGTGCGCCGCCCAAGCGCGCGAGCTGCTCGCCGCGCGCGCGCTGCTCGCCTCCGAGGCGGGAGACCTGGCCACACGAGGCGCTCACGGGCGAACTATCCCGGGCAGCAGTTCCGAGGTGCCGATCACGGTCGTCGAAGCATCCGACTGGCACGCCGGCCTCTCCGCCTCGCTCCGAACCGGCCTCGACTCCGTCGACGCCTCCACCTCCGACGCCGCCCTCATCACCCTCGTCGACCTCCCCCGCCTGACCGCCGCATCCGTCGCACGCCTGCTCGAGCCGCCCTCCCTGCGCACCGCCCTGCGCCAGGCGGTCTACGACGGCCGGCCCGGGCATCCGGTGCTCGTCGGAACCGACCACCTCGCGAACCTCGCCGCCTCCCTCACCGGAGACCGCGGGGCGCGCCCGTACCTCCGCGCGCACGGCGTCGACGAGGTCGACTGCACCGACCTCGGCGGAGGCGACGACATCGACGAGCCCGTCGACGAGCCCGGCGTCGGACCCAGCGACGAGCCGGTCGACGTCCCCCTGCGAGCCGGCCGGGAATCGGGAACACCGCGCGAGTGA
- a CDS encoding NADPH-dependent F420 reductase has product MTATGLTTIGFIGSGNIGGQLARLAVAHGYSVVLSNSRGPETLTDLVAELGPQAIAGTPEEAAAAGDLVVVTVPLKAYEQVPVAPLEGKVVVDTNNYYFERDGRIPVLDAGEATVSGLLQAHLPGSNVVKAFNNIMAADLTTTGSATGTPDRRALPIAGDDATAKQLVATLLDEFGFDAVDAGTLDESWRFERDRPAYVIRMTATEIPAKLAEAVR; this is encoded by the coding sequence ATGACCGCAACAGGACTCACCACCATCGGATTCATCGGCTCGGGCAACATCGGAGGCCAACTCGCGCGACTCGCCGTCGCCCACGGCTACTCGGTCGTGCTCAGCAACTCTCGCGGGCCCGAGACCCTCACCGACCTCGTGGCCGAACTCGGCCCCCAGGCCATCGCGGGTACGCCCGAGGAAGCGGCTGCGGCGGGCGACCTGGTCGTGGTGACTGTTCCGCTGAAGGCCTACGAGCAGGTGCCGGTCGCACCGCTCGAGGGCAAGGTGGTCGTCGACACGAACAACTACTACTTCGAGCGCGACGGACGCATCCCGGTGCTCGACGCCGGTGAGGCGACCGTGTCGGGACTGCTGCAGGCGCACCTGCCGGGCTCGAATGTCGTGAAGGCGTTCAACAACATCATGGCCGCCGATCTCACCACCACGGGGTCGGCCACCGGAACCCCCGACCGCCGCGCGCTGCCCATCGCCGGCGACGACGCCACGGCGAAGCAGCTCGTGGCCACGCTGCTCGACGAGTTCGGCTTCGACGCGGTCGACGCCGGCACCCTCGACGAGAGCTGGCGCTTCGAGCGCGATCGCCCCGCCTACGTCATCCGCATGACCGCCACCGAGATCCCCGCCAAGCTCGCCGAGGCCGTGCGCTAG
- a CDS encoding MurR/RpiR family transcriptional regulator — MTRVGVQTRPDEVADRPLTIGQRIDKSYGELSPQEQRAADFILDHLTDLAIYSGTELAHRSGVSKATVSRLFRRLGFENAQEVREHARSLRSSGVPVGGATPGASADLSAHLVREVENLRRCLDSLGPERLEQAISLLVNSRSVVVVGMRNSFAPALHLREQLAQARTGVLLAPQPGQTIAEEFADRDARDVAVVFGFRRRPAGFARLVQGIAARGVSVLLIGDASARRYAEFAQLWLECPIDSVTPLDSYASAMSLVNVLASGALAARPRDARTRIAAINTLYDAFGELE, encoded by the coding sequence GTGACCCGCGTCGGCGTGCAGACGCGGCCCGACGAGGTCGCGGACCGCCCGCTCACCATCGGGCAGCGCATCGACAAGAGCTACGGGGAGCTGTCGCCGCAGGAGCAGCGCGCCGCCGACTTCATCCTCGACCATCTCACCGACCTCGCCATTTACTCGGGCACCGAACTCGCCCACCGCAGCGGGGTGTCGAAGGCCACGGTGTCGCGGCTGTTCCGGCGACTCGGCTTCGAGAACGCCCAGGAGGTGCGGGAGCACGCGCGGTCGCTGCGCTCGTCGGGGGTGCCGGTCGGGGGAGCGACGCCCGGGGCGTCGGCCGATCTCAGCGCCCACCTGGTGCGCGAGGTGGAGAACCTTCGGCGCTGCCTCGACTCGCTCGGCCCGGAGCGACTCGAGCAGGCGATCTCGCTGCTCGTCAACAGCCGTTCCGTGGTGGTCGTGGGCATGCGCAACAGCTTCGCGCCGGCGCTGCACCTGCGCGAGCAGCTGGCGCAGGCGCGCACGGGCGTGCTGCTCGCGCCCCAGCCCGGCCAGACCATCGCCGAGGAGTTCGCCGACCGGGATGCGCGCGACGTCGCCGTGGTCTTCGGGTTCCGCCGACGGCCGGCGGGCTTCGCGCGGCTGGTGCAGGGAATCGCGGCGCGCGGCGTGTCCGTGCTGCTGATCGGAGACGCGTCGGCCAGGCGGTACGCCGAGTTCGCGCAGCTGTGGCTCGAGTGCCCGATCGACAGCGTGACCCCGCTCGACAGCTACGCGAGCGCGATGAGCCTCGTCAACGTGCTCGCCTCGGGCGCGCTCGCCGCGCGGCCCCGCGACGCCCGCACGCGCATCGCCGCCATCAACACGCTGTACGACGCCTTCGGCGAGTTGGAGTAG
- a CDS encoding allantoate amidohydrolase, whose amino-acid sequence MTPVETPATAGGASATAAGTREVPETTTAAELLRRCEVLAGYSSMPDGLIERVYLSEEHRQVNALAAEWMQAAGMTTWQDAAGNQCGRLEGAVPGLPALLLGSHLDTVPAAGKYDGILGVLSAIAVVERIKASGRKLPFALEVVAFADEEGTRFGRALLGSRALAGTWDEAWWELHGEDGVSLRDAFTAWGLDPAKVGDAARRPDELIGYLEAHIEQGPYLEDENKALGIVSSIAGARRFILTVTGKAGHSGTPYERRRDALAGAADAIIAIERLARSAQLIATVGHLQVFPDAVNVIPGKVEFSLDLRGEYDSERDRIWTVIQGLLDDICRQRRLRWDSVETHSAPAAVCSARLRGVIAEGIRSTGDKRPMSLFSKAGHDAMAVAEIAEIGMLFVRCEGGVSHNPEEKVTEDDVAKTIDAFERAVLALAEQTEQAEPVRETAKTEQGL is encoded by the coding sequence ATGACCCCGGTCGAGACCCCCGCCACCGCCGGCGGAGCCTCCGCCACCGCGGCCGGCACCCGCGAGGTGCCCGAGACCACGACCGCGGCCGAACTCCTCCGCCGCTGCGAGGTGCTCGCCGGATACTCCTCGATGCCCGACGGGCTCATCGAGCGCGTCTACCTCTCGGAGGAGCACCGCCAGGTCAACGCCCTCGCCGCCGAGTGGATGCAGGCCGCCGGCATGACCACCTGGCAAGACGCCGCCGGCAACCAGTGCGGGCGCCTCGAGGGCGCCGTGCCCGGGCTCCCGGCACTGCTGCTCGGCAGCCACCTCGACACCGTGCCGGCCGCGGGCAAGTACGACGGCATCCTGGGTGTGCTGAGTGCGATCGCCGTCGTCGAGCGCATCAAGGCTTCCGGCCGGAAACTGCCGTTCGCCCTCGAGGTCGTCGCCTTCGCCGACGAGGAGGGCACACGCTTCGGCCGGGCCCTGCTCGGCAGCCGCGCGCTCGCCGGCACCTGGGACGAGGCGTGGTGGGAGCTGCACGGCGAAGACGGGGTGTCGCTCCGCGATGCGTTCACCGCCTGGGGTCTCGACCCGGCGAAGGTGGGCGACGCCGCGCGCCGCCCCGACGAGCTCATCGGGTACCTCGAGGCGCACATCGAGCAGGGCCCGTACCTCGAAGACGAGAACAAGGCCCTCGGCATCGTGTCGTCGATCGCGGGGGCCCGCCGCTTCATCCTCACCGTCACCGGAAAGGCCGGCCACTCGGGAACGCCCTATGAGCGCCGCCGCGACGCACTCGCGGGAGCGGCGGATGCGATCATCGCCATCGAACGCCTCGCCCGCTCGGCGCAGCTCATCGCCACGGTCGGGCACCTGCAGGTGTTCCCGGATGCGGTGAACGTCATCCCGGGCAAGGTCGAGTTCAGCCTTGACCTGCGCGGTGAGTACGACTCGGAGCGCGATCGCATCTGGACGGTCATCCAGGGCCTGCTCGACGACATCTGCCGGCAGCGTCGACTGCGCTGGGACAGCGTGGAGACCCACTCGGCACCGGCCGCCGTCTGCAGCGCGCGGCTGCGCGGGGTGATCGCCGAGGGCATCAGGTCGACGGGCGACAAGCGGCCGATGTCGCTGTTCTCGAAGGCGGGGCACGACGCGATGGCGGTCGCCGAGATCGCCGAGATCGGGATGCTGTTCGTGCGCTGCGAGGGCGGCGTCAGTCACAACCCCGAGGAGAAGGTGACCGAAGACGACGTAGCGAAGACCATCGACGCGTTCGAGCGGGCGGTGCTGGCGCTGGCGGAGCAGACCGAGCAGGCGGAGCCGGTGCGGGAGACCGCGAAGACGGAGCAGGGGTTGTGA
- a CDS encoding alanine--glyoxylate aminotransferase family protein produces the protein MGGEKQDFRGVVIVAQPVNPPTRLLMGPGPINADPRVLRAMSAQLVGQYDPAMTAYMNETMGLYREVFRTANEQTLLIDGTSRAGIEAAIVSLVEPGDRVLVPIFGRFGHLLREIAERAGAEVHVIEREWGTVFTLAEIEQAIASTKPKLLAVVHGDTSTTVAQPLEGIGELCEKHGVLFYTDVTASLGGNDFDTDALRLDAVTAGLQKCLGGPSGSAPATFSARAVEVIDSRKSIEAGIASEGDVVRAARIRSNYFDLAMIFDYWGEKRLNHHTEATSMLYGARECARLLVEEGLANAVERHRLHGAAMLAGVGGLGLETFGDLAVKMNNVVAVKIPAGVDGDAVRGELLNDFGIEIGTSFGPLHGKVWRIGTMGYNARKDAVLTTLAALEQVLRRQGADVVGGGGVGAAYEVYEDAARGGGEDAAGTLTDDAPITAEEIAR, from the coding sequence ATGGGGGGAGAGAAACAGGATTTTCGAGGAGTCGTCATCGTCGCTCAGCCCGTGAACCCGCCCACCCGCCTCCTCATGGGGCCGGGGCCGATCAACGCCGATCCGCGCGTGCTGCGCGCCATGTCGGCGCAGCTGGTGGGGCAGTACGACCCCGCCATGACCGCGTACATGAACGAGACGATGGGGTTGTACCGCGAGGTCTTCCGCACGGCGAACGAGCAGACGCTGCTCATCGACGGCACCTCGCGCGCGGGCATCGAGGCGGCGATCGTGTCGCTCGTCGAGCCCGGCGATCGCGTGCTGGTGCCGATCTTCGGGCGCTTCGGGCACCTGCTGCGCGAGATCGCCGAGCGTGCCGGCGCCGAGGTGCACGTCATCGAGCGCGAGTGGGGAACCGTCTTCACGCTCGCCGAGATCGAGCAGGCGATCGCCTCGACGAAGCCGAAGCTGCTCGCCGTCGTGCACGGCGACACGAGCACCACCGTCGCCCAGCCGCTCGAGGGCATCGGCGAGCTGTGCGAGAAGCACGGCGTGCTGTTCTACACCGACGTCACCGCGAGCCTCGGCGGAAACGACTTCGACACGGATGCGCTCCGCCTCGACGCCGTCACCGCCGGCCTCCAGAAATGCCTGGGCGGACCCTCGGGCTCCGCGCCCGCCACGTTCTCGGCGCGGGCCGTCGAGGTCATCGACTCCCGCAAGAGCATCGAGGCCGGGATCGCGTCGGAAGGCGACGTGGTGCGTGCCGCGCGCATCCGATCGAACTATTTCGATCTCGCCATGATCTTCGACTACTGGGGCGAGAAGCGCCTCAACCACCACACCGAGGCCACCTCCATGCTCTACGGGGCGCGCGAGTGCGCGCGACTTCTCGTCGAGGAGGGGCTCGCGAACGCGGTCGAGCGGCACCGGCTGCACGGCGCGGCGATGCTCGCCGGCGTGGGCGGGCTCGGGCTCGAGACCTTCGGCGACCTCGCGGTGAAGATGAACAACGTCGTGGCGGTGAAGATCCCGGCCGGTGTCGACGGCGACGCGGTGCGCGGTGAGCTGCTGAACGACTTCGGCATCGAGATCGGCACCTCGTTCGGCCCGCTGCACGGCAAGGTGTGGCGCATCGGCACCATGGGGTACAACGCCCGGAAGGATGCGGTGCTCACCACCCTCGCCGCCCTCGAGCAGGTGCTGCGCCGGCAGGGCGCCGACGTCGTGGGCGGGGGCGGCGTGGGGGCAGCTTACGAGGTGTACGAGGATGCGGCGCGTGGCGGAGGCGAGGATGCGGCAGGCACCCTCACCGACGACGCTCCCATCACCGCCGAGGAGATCGCCCGATGA